A portion of the Candidatus Neomarinimicrobiota bacterium genome contains these proteins:
- a CDS encoding NHL repeat-containing protein, with amino-acid sequence MKHLLLFIILVTAVLAQPSAEIIHRFQAGMDRPTDIALLEDGRICVADGVNSRVLVFDQSGKHEVLRFAELKRPLGLAADLKGGLLITDTEANAVFILDKYLVLKAQLPLTPEIDATDVLPVGDRLWVVDNDGHQILILDRQGHIKNSIGHKGTVGPTFNYPSTISLGKERRIFVCDVLNGRIQLFNVDGSYRGQIADWGITQGSLYRPKGIAAHPAGPFVITDSFTGSIHFFKSQSSQGTVLTTGNSEYLRLENPLGLVWGTEDMLWVVESGTGDVLGIKIR; translated from the coding sequence ATGAAACATCTGCTTCTTTTTATTATTCTTGTCACAGCGGTTTTGGCTCAACCGTCGGCAGAGATCATACACCGCTTTCAGGCCGGTATGGATCGTCCTACTGATATTGCCCTGCTGGAGGATGGCCGTATTTGTGTCGCTGATGGAGTTAATAGTCGCGTACTTGTATTTGATCAAAGCGGAAAACATGAAGTCTTGCGATTTGCCGAGTTAAAACGACCTTTGGGATTGGCCGCTGATCTTAAAGGTGGACTACTGATAACTGATACTGAAGCAAATGCTGTGTTTATCCTGGACAAATATTTGGTGCTCAAAGCCCAGTTGCCACTCACTCCAGAGATCGATGCAACCGATGTTTTACCTGTTGGTGATCGGCTATGGGTAGTGGATAATGATGGTCACCAGATCCTAATACTTGATCGGCAAGGACATATTAAAAACAGCATTGGCCACAAGGGTACAGTGGGCCCGACCTTCAATTATCCCTCGACCATCAGTCTGGGTAAAGAGCGCCGCATTTTTGTTTGTGATGTTTTAAATGGTCGGATCCAATTGTTTAATGTTGATGGAAGTTATCGTGGTCAGATCGCTGATTGGGGTATTACACAGGGAAGTTTATATAGGCCTAAGGGAATTGCGGCTCATCCCGCTGGCCCTTTTGTGATCACGGATAGTTTTACAGGATCGATTCACTTTTTTAAAAGCCAGAGCAGCCAGGGGACCGTTTTGACCACTGGAAATTCAGAATATTTGCGCCTGGAGAATCCGCTGGGTCTGGTTTGGGGAACTGAGGATATGTTGTGGGTGGTTGAGAGTGGCACCGGTGATGTTCTAGGGATCAAGATCCGATGA
- a CDS encoding cytochrome c3 family protein: MNKRYLIVCLLSCLIPTLVWGQLSRNRNDEKECVICHAQWHHDLDNPGQLLPEISTSTIIDGKPAVVSDREMCISCHDGYVMDSREVFSSTNHQVNLDKTHINVQGLPLGAEDEIYCGTCHTPHALKPERAGGLAPFLRVEVNNSAMCLDCHSDQAANHASHPIHVQVTQHNLPGNPFFGENEQLECMTCHPIHGDQGVTGVAGKDRSELCSACHEPYFNIQLTDHDLTTTLQNKNNTIGPSLEDQDVCAPCHISHNGGGEFMWFTGLEAEAGKNGYCLSCHMNNGLAREKSITHSGHPVGGQHLEMDIPALGINAGDKLLCTSCHDPHQWEYSQKHAAVTATNEEGSEYTSFLRLPDDAQGQLCTACHHEQKMIKDSDHSVVREGFQQHFRSTGAFNGQCSVCHDTHGAAGLKVTGANDSDLTRSLCESCHTEVHYPTTVGGFDHPMGMQLQVTEDLPTHAGELTCITCHDPHQWGAVREHSQAVDLVGNDANSFLRISNWPEPGLCLSCHEEQGTVLKTDHDLSDGDQNACSFCHTAHNSKTEFGILSVWDEAAGETYNEKFCFSCHQAEASGAEKVPLAWNHPHEYGTLTHNARGTGDWIDFPLFDRDKPGEMFGFVDCFTCHDPHQWSFKEAFRQPLSENDEGDYMTSFLRNPSHKTLCTDCHGANTLWKYNYYHDPVKRKRY, encoded by the coding sequence ATGAACAAAAGATATCTGATCGTTTGCCTGCTCTCCTGTTTGATCCCTACATTGGTCTGGGGACAGCTTTCACGAAATAGAAATGATGAGAAAGAATGTGTGATCTGCCACGCCCAGTGGCACCATGACTTGGATAATCCTGGTCAGTTACTACCGGAGATTTCTACCAGCACCATTATTGATGGTAAGCCAGCTGTTGTCAGTGATCGGGAGATGTGTATTTCCTGCCATGATGGCTATGTTATGGACTCACGTGAAGTATTCAGCTCAACCAATCACCAGGTCAATTTAGATAAGACCCATATCAACGTTCAGGGCTTGCCTCTGGGTGCCGAGGATGAGATATATTGCGGTACCTGTCACACGCCTCACGCTCTCAAACCTGAACGGGCAGGCGGCTTGGCTCCCTTTTTAAGAGTAGAGGTTAATAATTCAGCGATGTGTCTGGATTGTCATTCTGATCAAGCAGCGAATCATGCCAGCCATCCCATTCATGTGCAGGTTACTCAACATAATCTACCCGGAAATCCATTCTTTGGTGAAAATGAGCAGTTGGAATGCATGACCTGTCATCCGATCCATGGTGATCAGGGCGTCACCGGTGTCGCTGGCAAGGATCGCAGTGAACTTTGTTCAGCCTGTCATGAACCCTATTTTAATATTCAACTGACCGATCATGATCTGACTACCACCTTGCAGAATAAAAACAATACCATCGGTCCCAGTCTGGAAGATCAGGATGTCTGTGCACCCTGCCATATAAGTCACAATGGTGGCGGTGAATTTATGTGGTTCACCGGGTTAGAGGCTGAAGCAGGAAAAAATGGTTATTGTTTATCCTGTCACATGAACAACGGCCTGGCTCGCGAGAAATCAATTACTCATTCAGGACATCCGGTGGGTGGCCAGCATCTTGAAATGGATATTCCTGCCCTGGGAATCAATGCAGGTGATAAGTTGCTCTGTACTTCCTGCCATGATCCCCATCAGTGGGAATATTCACAAAAGCATGCTGCTGTGACAGCAACCAACGAGGAGGGGAGTGAATATACATCCTTCCTGCGCTTACCTGATGATGCCCAGGGGCAGTTATGTACAGCTTGTCATCATGAACAGAAAATGATCAAAGATTCAGACCACAGTGTGGTGCGTGAAGGATTTCAGCAGCATTTTCGCAGTACTGGAGCATTTAATGGCCAGTGTTCTGTCTGTCATGACACCCATGGAGCTGCAGGGCTAAAGGTCACTGGCGCTAACGACTCAGACCTGACCAGGAGCTTATGTGAATCTTGTCATACAGAGGTCCACTATCCCACTACGGTCGGCGGATTTGATCATCCCATGGGAATGCAGCTTCAAGTCACTGAAGATCTGCCAACCCATGCTGGAGAGCTGACCTGTATTACCTGTCATGATCCCCACCAGTGGGGTGCAGTGCGAGAGCATTCGCAAGCAGTAGACCTGGTTGGCAATGATGCAAATTCATTTCTGCGGATAAGCAATTGGCCGGAACCTGGTCTTTGTCTCAGTTGCCATGAGGAACAAGGGACCGTTCTAAAGACCGATCATGATCTAAGTGATGGTGATCAGAATGCCTGTTCTTTCTGCCATACTGCCCATAATTCAAAAACTGAATTTGGGATTCTCAGTGTTTGGGATGAGGCGGCTGGTGAAACCTATAATGAAAAATTTTGTTTTTCCTGTCATCAGGCTGAAGCCAGTGGTGCTGAAAAAGTCCCCCTGGCCTGGAATCATCCCCATGAATACGGAACCTTGACCCACAATGCCCGAGGCACCGGTGATTGGATCGATTTCCCGCTCTTTGATCGTGATAAGCCTGGCGAAATGTTCGGCTTTGTTGATTGTTTCACCTGTCACGACCCGCACCAATGGTCTTTCAAAGAAGCTTTTAGGCAACCTTTATCAGAAAATGACGAAGGCGATTATATGACATCCTTTCTCAGAAATCCCAGTCATAAGACCCTGTGTACTGATTGTCATGGAGCCAATACTCTCTGGAAATACAATTATTACCACGATCCGGTGAAGAGGAAACGTTACTAA